One window of the Sciurus carolinensis chromosome 8, mSciCar1.2, whole genome shotgun sequence genome contains the following:
- the LOC124991967 gene encoding putative olfactory receptor 9A1 has translation MLGNYSSATEFFLLGFPGSKELRHILFATFFFFYAVTIMGNMVIIITVCINKHLQSPMYFFLGHLSVLEILIISTAVPFMLQGLLLPRTQIISLTACCAQLYLYLSLGTSELALIGVMAVDRYVAVCNPLRYNIIMNSQTCLWMVIVSWVFGFLFQIWPVYATFQLTFCKSNLLDHFYCDRGQLLKLSCDDTLFMELILFLMAVFIIIGSMIPTIVSYTYIISTILKIPSASGRRKAFSTCASHFTYVVIGYGSCLFLYVKPKQTQAAEYNRVASLLVLVVTPFLNPFIFTL, from the coding sequence ATGCTGGGGAATTACTCGAGCGCTACTGAATTTTTTCTCTTAGGTTTCCCTGGCTCCAAAGAACTACGCCATATTCTTTTTGctaccttcttcttcttctacgcCGTGACAATAATGGGAAACATGGTCATCATCATCACTGTCTGTATCAACAAGCATCTCCAGTCCCCCATGTATTTCTTTCTTGGCCACCTCTCTGTCCTGGAGATCCTGATCATATCCACTGCTGTCCCTTTTATGCTCCAAGGATTGCTACTCCCAAGGACTCAGATAATATCTTTGACAGCATGTTGTGCACAATTATATTTGTACCTTTCTTTGGGAACCTCAGAGTTGGCATTAATAGGAGTGATGGCTGTGGACCGTTATGTGGCTGTCTGTAACCCTTTAAGGTACAATATCATCATGAATAGCCAGACCTGTCTCTGGATGGTCATTGTGTCGTGGGTATTTGGGTTCCTTTTTCAAATCTGGCCAGTTTATGCCACATTTCAGCTGACTTTCTGCAAATCAAATCTGCTAGACCATTTTTACTGTGACCGAGGACAGTTGCTCAAACTATCCTGTGATGATACTCTTTTCATGGAGCTTATTCTTTTCTTGATGGCTGTTTTCATTATCATTGGTTCTATGATCCCTACGATTGTCTCCTACACCTACATCATCTCCACCATCCTCAAGATCCCCTCGGCCTCTGGCCGGAggaaagccttctccacctgtgcttccCACTTTACCTATGTTGTGATTGGCTACGGCAGCTGCCTGTTCCTCTACGTGAAACCCAAGCAAACCCAGGCAGCTGAGTACAACAGGGTAGCATCACTGCTGGTTTTAGTGGTGACCCCCTTCCTGAACCCTTTCATCTTCACTCTCTGA